The Aspergillus oryzae RIB40 DNA, chromosome 5 genome segment TACACTGGCGCACTCTCTGCGCTTTGTCGCGACAACCGGTACGTGAGCTACACCTTCTCCGATACCATCCTATCGTGTATATTCGAAACAACCCGAATAACTTCTACCAACCCTAGTCGGCCGAGACAAGCTTCTGCGTACGGCACAGTACTTCTCACAATTCTACATTTGGCACCTACACCGCAGAAATTACAAACGGTCGGCGATCGATCCTTACCATGCCCTCCGGAAGCAGCTGGGTACCACGCGCAGGATCCTACGTATCGGCAACTTCTTAGGAAACCTCCAGACCGTCGCCCGTCTCATGAGCCAGAAGAACTCTAGTGAGCCGGTGTTGAAATACCTGGCTATCGGAGGGCAACTCGGTTTCGCTGGATACCTGGTCTTTGATAACATCACTTCAATCAAGGCTATCGGTATCCACGAGTTGCCGTCGGCTGAACGTCTAGATATACTAGCGGATAAATGCTGGGCTGCGGGATTGATTTTCAGCATCATGGCGTGTCTCTATATCTTGGTGCACACacagccgaagaagagagcgaaaCCCGCGGAGAGGGAGCGATATTCGGACGAGAATAAATGTGCTAAGTATGTTAgatctttatatattttacATGCCGTGCAGAGTGCTAATCGGTCTACTTGCAGGGAGCGATCGGATGCCTGGATTCAGCTCATCTCGGACCTGTGTGACTTGACCGTTCCTGGAAAAAGCTTGGGTTGTGCTGCGTTCAACGACGGTCTTGTTGGCCTGGCCGGTACCATGAGTAGTTTGATAGGTGCTTGGAGCCAATGGAAGAAGACCGCGTAGATAGGGACGTATTACTACTACACATTTGCCCTCAAGTGTGGACTTGTTCTATGTCCTGAGACAGCGGATATCGAAGCAGAAAGACCTAGGACTTTATAGACAGCGCATAGAATACAATTATGGTAATTCACTCACTGGCATAGTCCTTTTACAGAAGGGTCAAATTCCTCTCATAGCTACAGAACCACGGACCTTTGGGGTTGCGATCAAAATTTAGTTGGTATGGAAACGTGTTTGGTCTCATATTAACTGGGCTTTTATATGAAGTACC includes the following:
- a CDS encoding PEX11 family protein (predicted protein), which produces MVANTLDCHTTLAHSLRFVATTVGRDKLLRTAQYFSQFYIWHLHRRNYKRSAIDPYHALRKQLGTTRRILRIGNFLGNLQTVARLMSQKNSSEPVLKYLAIGGQLGFAGYLVFDNITSIKAIGIHELPSAERLDILADKCWAAGLIFSIMACLYILVHTQPKKRAKPAERERYSDENKCAKERSDAWIQLISDLCDLTVPGKSLGCAAFNDGLVGLAGTMSSLIGAWSQWKKTA